The Rosa rugosa chromosome 1, drRosRugo1.1, whole genome shotgun sequence genomic sequence AGTAAACTATCAAATTCATGTTAAACATATCTTATTACCTATGAATTGGAAAGACTGTCCATAAGCAATAAGGAATATTAGTTAATGTGTTATATTCTTGGATGAAAGTAGCTGTAAGTTATGATCTTCTCTGGATTCTGTGTGTTGTATTCATTGGTCTTACTGGGAGCCTTTATTCCTTGTAAGCACGTCAACATACCATGGCAGGCTTATGCCGTATCTTTGTAGTTTGTAACGACTGGCAAGGGTTAAGAGAGGTGGAAACTTAGTTGACAACTTTTATAAATTGCTTGTCATTTGAAGTGCACCTTGTCAAGAGTTTTGTTTTTTGGAATTGTGTTAGGTTCTGATAGTTTCAGATTGCCTGAATAAACATACTGGCATGTTTATTCATGCACCCTTTATGTGCTTTTAAGTGATTTTGAATTTCATGTTCAGTTGCAGAAGAACTTGGTTAGTCAGGTATTGTGGCTAGATTAAGGACTGAGTTTGGCAGTTAGGCAATAGAATTTGACCTTTATACATCTGTTGTATGCGCCATTTGAATTTTATACTGTTAAATAGTTTCAACCCAGATGGCCAGATGCTTAGTTTGTTGACATcgatttttgattttcaaatagGCTTTTCAGACATCTTGGTTTATCCAAGCATGAACTTTGTGCATCCCAGTTCGAGTGATTGCCGATACACAGAGGTCCAATCTGCTGATCAGGACTCAGCTGAACCACAACAGGAAGAGAAGGTCAGTTATGGGGATGAGAATTTTACTGCCAAAAGCCATGTTGGGAAAAGTTTTGCAGAATTGACTGCGGAGGATGTAGAAGGAAGAGAATTCGCCACTCTGGATGATGCCGAAAATTGGTATAGAATGTATGCAACTGCACTTGGTTTTATGACAAGATTGCAGAGGGTTACTAGAGGGATTGGAGGCAGGATAACGAGGCGAAGATTGGTTTGTAATAAAGAAGGTAAAAGAGAAGCAAAGTGGCTGCAAAAAGAGGACCGCGTTCGTAATGCTAAGCAAGAGACCCGATGCAACTGCCTAGCAGCATGCTGTATCCATTTCAATAAGAATAGTCAAACATACATTATCACTGAATTCAAAACCGAACACAATCACGATCTTGCCATGCATTCCAATGGTTCGGTTACTAATGCAGACATGGGACACCTCGGTGCAAGGCGCACTTGTTCAGTCAGCACCTCTAGGGCAGATGACTACATGGTGAAAAGCAATGGGGGGTTTGATTTTGTGGGAGACACTGAGAAGGATCTTTTCGACaagatagaggcagagccaagGGCCAAATTGTTTAAGCAGGTATACTCTGATGTACCTTAAGGTCGAATACTTGGGACAGTAATGTTCTGGTTTTGTAATATATTATCTGGTGACCATGATTGGAAAATAAGAACAGTTACAGGGTGAATAAATGAATATGAATCGGTTTGGGCCTGCTTCGAACAATGTTGTATCTGAATCATATTTGTGTGTTAAGTTGTAGTAATGATGAAGGTTGTCATGTTTGCAGGGGGAAGAAACTGCACCAATAGTGGAGGTGAGTGACATTACAATGCCACCTTGGAGCATTAACCTAGTAGGGTTCGGCGATGAGTATAGATGCGATCATGTTGACATACCACGGGGAGTGACTTATAGCTATGTATCATTGTCACCACATGTTAAAGCGGTAATTGCGGCCGAATTCTGTCTGTAGTCTTTCAGAAATGGAATATGAAATGGATTGACTCATGCGGGGTGGGTTGGGAAATTTCCCCATCTAGTTTGGGATGCAGTACTGGGTTCCTCAAAATTAAGTATGTGACGCGATGTGATCTGTAACACAGGTTAGTGCCGACACAGCGTCAACATTACTTCGGCAGATTGCTGGTCTGACATCAATAGCAACAGAGCAGTCGCTAAAGGCGCGTGACGAGATTTTGCGCCTGAAGAGGGACAGTGTGAGGGTTCCATCTCAAACAGGAGATGAAAATAcatttgattgattacattgtaTTAGTCGTATTCACTAAGTCCACTTCATTGACATTGTAACATTTGTTATTGTTTGTAACAGGAGCTGGCACTCAAGACAAAGGAAGCTGAAGCTGCGGTGCTGAAGAGGGAATTAGTGAGATGAacatttcttttgttattttggtCACAAGAGTTTTACATAATATTCCCTCACTTGCAAATGAAATGATTACAGGCTGAATGTCGGCGAGAGTTGGAATTGGTGAAGTCGGCAGATAAATATAGGTACAGAACCATCGAAGAGGTGGGCGGGAATTCTAAAAAGCAGGTTCGTCAGCAAAATGAATTGCAAATGTTGGCACTAAACTGCATTATAGGGATCGACTGTGCAATATAGGACAATTACTTGTGATTTAAATCCATTCGTGCAGATTACAGAGGATAACTGCAATAGGGGTCAATCTCCAGAGGGTGGTGCTGATATTCAACTTTTACGCTCACTGGGTGGGTGGAAAAGTGGCTTTGCCCCGGACAAAGATATGGAATTTGATTCAAGTAAGCGTAAGAGGCGATAATGACTTGCAAACAGACAATATTACCGATAATAACGAGGTTGGCTTCCGAGCAAAGTTACAAGTTGGGGTGTGGTGTCTGTGGAAGGATGGCCTGCCGGACCCAGTAGAAATTGAGGGAAAGGCAAATACTTGGAAGGCAAAAACTGGCTAGACCGTCTGTTCCCTTGTCTTGTGTCCTAAACTTAAATTGTAATGCTTGCAGATACTTCTACTCTTGGACTAACAGGATGAGGGGCTTTAATACCTTATCAACCTGTTTAATTCAATGATAACCTTGTACTTATTCACACACCTTGCAAAGACTATTTCAGTTGAAATCTGTTACTGGTTTGGCTCAGTTCAGGGATATAGAATCACGATCTCACAACGTTTCCCCAGCAAGAATGAGAATGATCACCAACATTAGTCGATGGATCTCTGCAACAGCTAGTTCCTGATCGAATGATCTACCAACTATAGGGATGGTGAAAACTGGATTGGTACAAAAAGACCCGCAACCTCTTACAACGAGCCAAAGTCCTCTTGTTCTCCAAAAGGCTCTCATTTGATGCAGAGTCTTCCTCTACATTCTGAAGTCGAGAGAGGATTGCTCGAGCATATTACGCTTATTTTAGTCATTGACACATTCATAATCAATAAGTGCCGGTTCATCATAAATATGGGCATGTAGCTGTTAAGTTTTTAACTTGGAATCGGAGGGATTGAGATGTCTACGGTTCCTTCCAAcataagaattttttttcattgaaGGCCCGAGGGACGACTCATCCTAGATGCACCAAAGTCCCACTATAACCATCTTTTCCAATTGCCTTCTGTTTATCTTTTCATAGTTCATTCCACCACCAATTTACTGAGCTCACCACTTTCGAAAATGGTCGGTCAATTCATCCCATATTGCTCTGCCAGGGGAATCCAGTCCTCTTTCCTTCGACAACATACTATCTCCAACCACACAACTTCGCAGCTGTAAACATGTGCTTTAATTTTCCTATATATGCCACTCAGGTACAATACCCTTTAGTCCCGCTAATGCTGGTAGAGGTTCTGATTTGGTGTTGCTAGCTGGCGCAGCTTGGCCATTCCAAAGTCGGATATTTTTGGGCACATGTACTAATCCATCAGCGTGTACTTTCTGAGATTTTACGTTACAGTGAAGGATTCACATATTACACTAAAGGGTCACCATTCAACTGACTAGCTAACATTCTGGTTCAAACTGGTTTCCAATTTCAGACATGATTTCAAGTTCAGACATCAAACCTCTTAACTTTGCAGTATTCTCAGAAAATTCAGGATCATGCATAAGTTTAAGTACTTCAGCTTACAGTCCTAAGAATTGGAAAGCTTTCTCCATGAGAGTGAACCAATAAATACGAAGTTGACATAAAATGAGAACAACTAAAATAGGCAAAATTATACAAATGTTCACTGAAtttgactcattcgacactttggtcacacACTTTCAAGTATATCGTTTTAGTCACTCAGCTTTGATAGCGTCTTTCACTTTAATAATTTTGTATATATCGATTTAGTTAATCAGCTTTGATACCGTCTTTCACTTTAATCATTTTGTCTATTCGTTAAAGACTCGTAAATATCCATTATTTGGAGGATATTTTGGCCATgacgccaaaaaaaaaaagctctttatttttgtatttcTCTCGACCACACCcctattctgttttttttttttttcaagatacTCATAATCTTGATTGAGCTTCGAACTTGATCATACTGGatcaaaaatagaaataaataaataaaaataagtaaataaaaaaaaaattgggtgaTTGGGTTAAAATACCTTCACGTTTAACGGTGTTTAATTATAGATTTGAAGACAATGACTAAAGTGAATTGCAAATTTAAATTTGTGTGTTTAAAAGGAATATTTTTGGAGAGTCAATGACCAAATTGTCGAATTGAGTATAATTCAATGACCAATTGTGTAATTCTCCCATTAAATTAAGTGTCTTCATCCTCTTCATAAATAATGTCCTCACGCTAATAACTTGCTAACATAAGTATGCTCCCACTTCCCACTCTTCTTTTCTGTGTTTCTGATATTTATACCATATACTTAACATAACTAGTGCTCATTATTACATGATAATATAGATAAGGAATACTATCTAGGAGATACATATAATGCGTAATCTTTAATCATTCTAATTATGTCTTTTAACAAATTTGAAGTAGAAAGTTGTGAACCTAGTATGTCAAATTAGTTGTATCCAAAAACTATATTATCTAGGGTCTTTTAAGTGTAAACTGTCATTTCTTCCTCTAAATTTCCATCATATTAGAGTTTGTACAAATTGATTTCACATGAAAACACCATGCCACTAGTTATTAATGAGTTTTCAAATTtgatcttcattttttttttaataggatttgaggttattagatatcaaagccatgaaaacagatcagagtctaacatacactTACATAAGAATCCGGTGAACCGGATAATATtatactaaactcattaaagtctaaagggacgctcgccgGAAAGCAAGCCTAAAACGAgtaagaacaaactcgctattataaggaaaaatcattcatctagtctaatttgCCAGCATgccattgtggtacaaataacaactagaaacatcttagaacaaCTCATAGAGATCACTCCAACTCTAGCAGGCTTGTAACCAGATGTCTAATAGCAGAGACTTAAGAAAATATTAGCTCCTCCCCCTTAGGGTTGGAGCGAGCACCATCCTCAGACTCTTCaggagccaacaacctcggcaacaggttggtcttgctCTTCTTGTCCAATGTAATTGTAGCAGACTCAACCAGCCCAAGCTTGAGCTCAAGACTAGGCCCGAAAGCCCAACCATCCCTCAGTCCAAATTTGAGCGCAGACCCAACGACCCAAGCCCAATTCTCAAACCTACTCAAGTGGGCCCAGGAGAGAGATCCAGGCCCAGGTCCAGAGGCCCAAATCCAGACAATGACGTTGGCCTGAGCACCATGCCGCCGCCAGCCTGTCTCCGACCAGTCTGGGGGTCGTCCAACCCAGGCATTCATCCTCAGAAGCGGCACTGCACTACCGCACCAGCACCTACAGATCGATAGAAATCACGCCAATCGTCAACTGCCTCAACTTCGACTTCGCCCGGTCGGTAGGAAAATCCGACCCACTAAACCCCGCCAGCACGTGATTCACACGTAATTTACGTGTGTTTCTAACCttaattaccttgaaattagcgaatactcaagcattattttgtagtattactttgttttcttcatttgtaggaAATTATGGTCAAGAGACGGAAAAGATGAAACAAAGAGCGATTTCGAGTGAAAAGTCAACTTCTGACTAAAGGACAAAAAGTCTTGTTGACCATCGAGTCAACCGAGTCAACTTGGCCCGATAGCAAGAAGTCCATGGCCCAAGACTAAAGAAGCACACAAGTGAAGATCCAAGCCCATTTGTATTACATCTTtgtattcaaaatttcaaattcaaaatggatgtaatgacaataataatagtggaccacacctcacacacatcacacatgtggatgagatatttatttgtgttcacactaCGCACACATTCACTTACACTTTTACCCTCtggttttctttatattttccaaaatgttttctaatcttctaattctctacatttttattaggttgttttagttttttcattttacccatttctacttgtttttgagTCCTTGGATCTAGAGTACAAGTCTAAACTTGACCCTTGAACCCAAGGGGGTATTTAAGCACCTTTGCACACACATTTCACAAGCTTAAGACCTATTTTTCTTCACCCTAggccttttggccgaatttgggacttctctcccttctcacctcttcttctcttcttcattcCCTATTCTTCACATGTAGGCTTGCACAAGGAGGAGACACACATTTCTGGTATCTAGGTCACCATCTCTACACCATGGCTTCATAAGGGTAGCAAGAGAAGCCATGAAGTTATGGCAATAGCTAGTGACAAGCTTTCCTTAACTTTCATggatttctcctctctttccctcttctttctctctcttatttcttgcttatggtgttgtttgatgtgtattgatatatacttgtgtgtgacctctcatggttttagggtttgaaacccaagtttagttttgtatggttttgttgaggaattaataaaattgatgtttattcatatgatttgtgtactcttgctttaatttattcATTCTAGATGTATGGTTTCGGTTTTCCCCTCCTTAGTCTATGTTTGGTGTGTTGAAATTGGACTATCAAATTGGagaatttatatttcaatttaaaTTATGGCATGAGTTTGGTGGAGTTTGCCCATTGCATATCTCTATTTCCATTTGGATTTCTTAGATTGTGGTTCTCAAATCACCCAATTTTGAGTATTATTACCCTTGATTGTCGAAATAGTATTCAGAATTGTTGGGTAGGGTAATTgttatcacaagtactcttttcGACCTTATTATTTGTGGTGATGGTTGCTAGAGTATGTTACAATCGATTGTCGAAACCTAAAGCATTTAGTTTTGAGCACTtatggccctaacaaggcttAAGGTTTGAGACTAGGATAGGGTAGCCAAAACCTaagtattctttcttcttcttgtttttgcttagggtttggctattattttatgacaatcaatttagctttcttttcgacctcttaatgctaaatggaaatccgacaaaacatttgaagcatcatttgaattaatcatcatcattccatatgattttagatttgtgtggagaaccttgaattccatggtgacccttgatgcgatgcatcccatccttctatctatcttatttttatgttgtagttagttagtttatttatcatttatgaaaatcCAAAATATTGTGACTTTCCCACTACCATTCATCTGTAAATCCATGTGGGCATGAGCATTACAAGCACTTTTGTGTGTTTCACGGCCCTATCTAGGCCTTGCTTGGTGCAAGGCCGTCTATGTGACTTTGTGTGATGCAAAGTCATGCTTGAATGAGGCTCGGTGCCTTGTTTAGCatttttactatttttatttgtttgtgcaaGTGATTTTCGAAGACCTAGAACCATAGGATTCTTAGCTGCTAGCtcgtaatccccgaggtacgataaacaGGGACTTAAATACTTCccatctttgatgaccgtgttgATTGTTACGCGATAGGCGAATGAAAGAACGCTCAAATCAGCACGCGTCCAACACCATAGTGGTTAGCCTTCCACTCAGACCCCAGTCACGCTGGAATCAGCTCGACGTACCTAGTCATCTGCCTCCCAGGAAACCTTTCGATCTGCCTCGATCAAAACCCGGCCACCAAGATCCCAGAAACAGTCGGATCTTTCCAACCCTATACCACCACCAAACAGACGCTGAGATATGCAACTCATGACCTACGACGCGGGCTCGCCGATGAAGACTACTGCGCCGCCGCCACACTCTGCTCAAAAACCCTAGGGCTCTGCTTAACTTATGAcataatttattcaaatttgatCTTCATTACAGCAAAATGGTTTTATTGATGTATGTATATTTTTTACAAAACAAACAATAATAATAGAAGTGTATATCCTTCTTGTAGGGCCTTCTATTCCACTATTCTGATCGAGAAAGAATCTCTTCCAGTCATAATGAGATTACAAATGGTTCAAATGAGGaataaattataaaattcacgaaTTAATTAATGATGAAGCTTTATATGACATTTTTGTTTAAGAATGGGAGAATGGTAACACCACTCAATAAGCACATGCCCCTAATCCGACCAAAAACCCATCTCTTCAAACTTCTCCCATGTCCCCTTCACTCTCCAGTGCCACCCAAAACACCATAGCCTTTGTGCCCCCTTCAAACTCAAACACATTAACCACGGCCCAAAACCCATCAAATATTCTCGACTGACTGCAAATCCACCTCTGGCCCCATCTTCTTAGGTTAAAAGTTCTCAAAATGTACCATCTCCTACTTCAACGCTTGCCTAAGAGGCAGCTACCTCAGacccaaatttttattttacacCTTATTAGGATGTTACACACACATAcgcatatatctatatatagggAAGATCTAGAGAGGGACCTCTTTAAACTTGAAATGTgagaatgtttttatttttagcataTAGTTTAATCTAAACTATTCATTCTTTGATTACATATACACACATGAACCATACAAAAAAGTAGCCAAATAGAAAAACggttaaccatttgattagcaaaATGTTCTAATTTCATCTAACAGACtgtatttgtttacacaattttgaatgaccaaatgattatggatttggttgactttttatagaCACAATTCTTGCATAGAAATCTAAATGATCAATggttgaaatcattgaattatGATATATTAgtataaaatagtaaaaatcctTAAATTCTTAAAGTAATGGTGTTCTCTCACGAatgggcctatatatatatatatatatatatatatatatatatatatatatatatatatgtatatatatatatatatatagaaatctAAATGATCAATggttgaaatcattgaattatGATATATTAgtataaaatagtaaaaatcctTAAATTCTTAAAGTAATGGTGTTCTCTCTCGAAcgggcatatatatatatcagggcccttctagtgagggatctctttttttggtcttttctagggatagaaCATTAGACCAACtgttcgatcatattttcacatctcaaccattcagtttttagatcctaatgtatagatcacttctgcaaattttcagccaaatcggtgattgttaaggcatccaaaactgcaatttatcattataaacacgaacggttccggttcgacagattcggtccgttcgtgtaaattgcagttttggatccCTTAACGATCActgatttggttgaaaatttgcagaagtgatctacacattaggacctaaaaaatgaacggttgagatgccgaaatataatcgaaaagtttgtctaatgcctatccctataaaagaccaaaaaaatggatcccttagtggaagggccctgtttttggtgtgtgtgtgtgtgtagtgagggatccctgtttttggtcattttaagggatcgctcATTATACCCGTTTTTccatcacatattcacatctcaactgttgagtttttaggtatatatgagtagatcacttttgcaaatttttagccaaattgataatcattaaggcattcataattgCGATTTACACTAATAAACAAGAATGGTtccggtttgacagattcggttcgtccattgatttaatcta encodes the following:
- the LOC133727805 gene encoding uncharacterized protein LOC133727805 → MNFVHPSSSDCRYTEVQSADQDSAEPQQEEKVSYGDENFTAKSHVGKSFAELTAEDVEGREFATLDDAENWYRMYATALGFMTRLQRVTRGIGGRITRRRLVCNKEGKREAKWLQKEDRVRNAKQETRCNCLAACCIHFNKNSQTYIITEFKTEHNHDLAMHSNGSVTNADMGHLGARRTCSVSTSRADDYMVKSNGGFDFVGDTEKDLFDKIEAEPRAKLFKQGEETAPIVEVSDITMPPWSINLVGFGDEYRCDHVDIPRGVTYSYVSLSPHVKAVSADTASTLLRQIAGLTSIATEQSLKARDEILRLKRDSELALKTKEAEAAVLKRELAECRRELELVKSADKYRYRTIEEVGGNSKKQITEDNCNRGQSPEGGADIQLLRSLGGWKSGFAPDKDMEFDSSKRKRR